A genomic stretch from Leptotrichia sp. HSP-536 includes:
- the gatB gene encoding Asp-tRNA(Asn)/Glu-tRNA(Gln) amidotransferase subunit GatB gives MSMEYETVIGLEVHCQLKTNTKVWCSCDADYDNKEPNTAVCPICTGQPGALPKLNEKVLDYAIKAALALGCEINRESYFDRKNYFYPDSPKNYQITQFFKPYAENGALKITTNSGKEASVGIERIQIEEDTAKSIHTASETLLNYNRASVPLIEIISKPEIKNAEEAYAYLNTLKDRLKYTKVSDVSMELGSLRCDANVSVRKKGETKLGTRTETKNLNSFKAVVKAIEYETNRQIEVLENGGRVVQETRLWDEENAVTKPMRSKEEAMDYRYFPEPDLPAIIITESRLSNVKDEMPEFADEKAKRFINEYKLNEMEAATLSSEQELAEYYEEVVKVSDDARLAANWVLTEILRVLKEKNISIEEFSVEPENIGKLIKLIKADTISSKIAKDVFEILLSENKNPEIIVKEKGLVQITDNSEIEKIVEQVLAENPQSVEDYKAGKSNALKYLVGQSMRLSKGKANPKMINEMILAKLEG, from the coding sequence ATGAGTATGGAATATGAAACAGTCATCGGACTGGAAGTGCATTGTCAATTGAAAACGAATACGAAAGTATGGTGTTCTTGCGATGCGGATTATGATAATAAGGAGCCTAATACTGCGGTATGTCCTATTTGTACAGGGCAGCCTGGGGCTTTGCCGAAGTTGAATGAGAAAGTATTGGATTATGCGATAAAGGCGGCACTTGCACTTGGGTGCGAGATAAACAGGGAGAGTTATTTTGATAGAAAAAATTATTTTTATCCTGATTCGCCAAAAAATTATCAAATTACACAGTTTTTTAAGCCTTATGCTGAAAATGGAGCTTTGAAAATTACGACGAATAGCGGGAAGGAAGCAAGTGTTGGGATTGAAAGAATACAGATTGAGGAAGATACGGCAAAAAGTATTCATACGGCTTCTGAAACTTTGCTAAATTATAACAGAGCCTCTGTGCCGTTAATTGAGATTATTTCAAAGCCTGAGATAAAAAATGCTGAGGAAGCGTATGCTTATTTGAATACATTGAAGGATAGGCTGAAATATACGAAAGTCAGTGATGTAAGTATGGAACTTGGATCGCTTAGATGCGATGCTAATGTGTCTGTTAGAAAAAAGGGTGAAACAAAACTTGGGACTAGAACGGAAACTAAGAACTTGAACTCGTTTAAGGCGGTTGTGAAGGCGATTGAGTATGAAACAAACAGACAAATTGAAGTGCTTGAAAATGGTGGGCGTGTAGTTCAGGAAACAAGACTTTGGGATGAGGAAAATGCGGTTACAAAGCCGATGAGAAGCAAAGAGGAAGCGATGGACTACAGATATTTTCCAGAGCCTGACTTGCCAGCGATTATCATTACTGAATCAAGACTTTCAAATGTGAAGGATGAAATGCCTGAATTTGCAGATGAGAAGGCTAAAAGATTTATTAATGAGTATAAATTGAATGAAATGGAAGCAGCTACTCTTTCATCAGAACAGGAACTGGCTGAATATTATGAGGAAGTTGTAAAAGTTTCAGATGATGCAAGACTTGCGGCAAACTGGGTATTGACAGAAATTTTACGTGTATTGAAGGAAAAAAATATCTCTATTGAGGAATTTTCTGTTGAGCCTGAAAATATTGGAAAATTAATTAAATTGATAAAAGCTGATACAATTAGTTCAAAAATTGCAAAAGATGTATTTGAAATCTTGCTTTCAGAAAATAAAAATCCTGAAATTATCGTAAAGGAAAAAGGGCTTGTGCAAATTACGGATAACAGCGAAATTGAAAAGATTGTAGAGCAGGTGCTGGCTGAAAATCCTCAATCTGTGGAAGATTACAAAGCTGGAAAAAGTAATGCATTAAAATATCTTGTAGGACAGTCAATGAGATTGTCTAAAGGTAAGGCTAATCCGAAAATGATTAATGAAATGATTTTAGCAAAACTTGAAGGTTAA
- a CDS encoding DUF4431 domain-containing protein, whose product MNRKFLILLVLLLISSLNMFSKEQLSSDLRNQKTYYYDTIASITGVVDIEEHFVEGPNLTIHPHILYLSNPIKVVPSTANSDYSDDDDIEINVKKIQLSMDDSQINKLREKKAYGKKIKVTGELYHWQTHWHVTEVLMSVESVEILN is encoded by the coding sequence ATGAATAGAAAATTTTTGATATTATTAGTTTTATTATTAATTAGTTCATTAAATATGTTTTCAAAAGAACAATTAAGTTCTGATTTGAGAAATCAAAAAACATATTATTATGATACTATTGCTTCAATAACAGGAGTGGTCGATATTGAAGAACATTTTGTAGAAGGTCCTAATCTTACAATACATCCACATATTTTATATTTAAGTAATCCTATAAAAGTAGTTCCTAGTACAGCAAATAGTGATTATAGTGATGATGACGATATAGAAATAAATGTAAAAAAGATTCAACTGAGTATGGATGATTCTCAAATAAATAAGTTAAGAGAAAAAAAGGCATATGGTAAAAAAATAAAAGTAACAGGAGAGTTGTATCATTGGCAAACTCATTGGCATGTTACAGAAGTTTTGATGTCAGTAGAATCAGTAGAAATATTAAATTAA
- the gatA gene encoding Asp-tRNA(Asn)/Glu-tRNA(Gln) amidotransferase subunit GatA: protein MNLYKKTASELAEMIKNKEITSEEVTRNFLDRIKSVEDKVGAFSNIFEEKALEQARKIDGENNEEGRKNYENTGLFGVPVALKDNIVSKGDLTTAASQILKNYVGVYDATVVKKLKEAGVVLVGKANMDEFAMGSSNENSSIKSASNPWDLERVPGGSSGGSAAAVAASEIPVALGTDTGGSIRQPASLTGTVGIKPTYGRVSRYGLMAFGSSLDQIGALAKSSEDLARVMQIISGYDENDPTTADVEVPDYVSLLEKDIKGLKIGLPKEYFSDELDRSIKEVVDKTVETLKKLGAEMKEVSLPYTKYAISTYYIISSAEAASNLSRYDGVRYGVRKNDENIEEMYVKSRTEGFGDEVKRRIMIGNYVLSSGFYDAYYKKASQVRRLIRDDFSRVLSEVDLILTPVSPTTAFKKGEKVTDPVQMYLGDIFTVSINMAGLPAISVPGGFVNGLPVGIQLIGNYFREDLLFNVANKFEKERGEIEYPEL from the coding sequence ATGAATTTATACAAAAAAACGGCTAGTGAACTGGCTGAAATGATAAAAAATAAAGAAATTACTTCGGAAGAAGTTACAAGAAATTTTTTAGATAGAATAAAATCGGTTGAAGATAAGGTTGGGGCTTTTTCTAATATTTTTGAGGAGAAGGCATTGGAACAGGCTCGAAAAATTGATGGGGAAAACAATGAAGAAGGAAGAAAAAATTATGAAAATACAGGACTTTTTGGAGTGCCTGTGGCGTTGAAGGATAATATTGTTTCAAAAGGGGATTTGACAACGGCGGCTTCACAAATTTTGAAAAATTATGTGGGAGTTTATGATGCAACTGTTGTGAAAAAGTTAAAGGAAGCTGGAGTAGTACTGGTTGGAAAGGCTAATATGGATGAATTTGCGATGGGATCTTCAAATGAAAATTCGTCAATAAAGTCAGCATCTAATCCTTGGGATTTAGAAAGAGTGCCAGGAGGAAGCAGTGGGGGATCAGCTGCTGCGGTTGCGGCTAGTGAAATACCTGTTGCTTTGGGAACGGATACTGGTGGAAGTATTAGACAGCCTGCGAGCTTGACTGGAACTGTAGGAATAAAGCCAACTTATGGAAGAGTTTCGAGATACGGGCTTATGGCATTTGGTTCTTCGCTGGATCAGATTGGGGCTTTGGCAAAAAGTTCGGAAGATTTGGCAAGAGTTATGCAGATAATTTCAGGATATGATGAAAATGATCCGACAACTGCAGATGTAGAAGTGCCAGATTATGTATCTTTGCTTGAAAAAGATATTAAAGGATTAAAAATTGGGCTTCCAAAAGAATATTTTTCAGATGAACTAGATAGGTCGATAAAGGAAGTTGTGGATAAAACTGTGGAAACATTGAAAAAACTTGGAGCAGAAATGAAGGAAGTATCGTTGCCTTACACAAAATACGCAATTTCGACTTATTATATAATTTCGTCGGCTGAAGCGGCTTCAAACTTGTCAAGATATGATGGAGTAAGATATGGAGTTAGAAAAAATGATGAAAATATTGAGGAAATGTATGTAAAATCACGAACAGAAGGTTTTGGAGATGAAGTAAAACGTAGAATTATGATTGGAAATTACGTGTTAAGCTCTGGATTTTATGATGCTTATTATAAAAAGGCTTCGCAAGTTAGAAGATTAATAAGAGATGATTTTTCACGAGTTCTTTCAGAAGTTGACTTGATTTTGACACCAGTTTCTCCGACAACAGCATTTAAAAAAGGTGAAAAAGTTACTGATCCAGTTCAGATGTATTTGGGAGATATTTTTACTGTATCAATAAATATGGCTGGCTTGCCTGCAATATCAGTGCCAGGTGGTTTTGTAAATGGACTTCCTGTGGGAATACAGCTAATTGGAAATTACTTTAGGGAAGATTTATTGTTTAATGTGGCGAATAAATTTGAGAAGGAACGTGGAGAGATAGAATATCCTGAGTTGTGA
- the gatC gene encoding Asp-tRNA(Asn)/Glu-tRNA(Gln) amidotransferase subunit GatC, whose product MLSKEDVLKIAALSKLEFSESEIEKFRVDLNKIFEHMEELNGVDTTDVEPLFNVLDLKDKLREDKVRDAGIKKEILKNSPNKDEEFIIVPKVVGENADN is encoded by the coding sequence ATGTTAAGTAAAGAAGATGTTTTGAAAATAGCAGCACTTTCTAAATTGGAATTTTCAGAAAGTGAAATTGAGAAATTTAGGGTGGATTTGAATAAAATATTTGAGCATATGGAAGAGTTGAATGGGGTTGATACTACTGATGTGGAGCCGCTTTTTAATGTGCTGGATTTAAAAGATAAATTGAGAGAAGATAAAGTTAGGGATGCTGGAATTAAGAAGGAAATTTTAAAAAATTCGCCTAATAAGGATGAAGAATTTATAATTGTACCAAAAGTTGTTGGAGAAAATGCGGATAATTAG
- a CDS encoding TRM11 family SAM-dependent methyltransferase, translated as MVKKIKIWEPENFELEMNTVWSFPERGKWATHDAKYRGNWSPYIPRNLLLRYSNEGNLILDQFAGGGTTLVEAKLLNRNIIGVDINNNALERCKEKCNFEYENSGKVYFHEADARNLNFIPDESIDFICTHPPYANIIKYSEDIENDLSHLKVKDFLIEMEKVVSESYRVLKKDKFCAILMGDTRQKGHIIPMSFEVMKIFEKVGFKTKEIIIKEQHNCKATGFWKTNSVKYNFLLIAHEYLFVFKK; from the coding sequence ATGGTAAAAAAAATAAAAATATGGGAGCCTGAAAATTTTGAACTTGAAATGAATACGGTATGGAGCTTTCCAGAAAGAGGAAAATGGGCAACACATGATGCAAAATATCGAGGAAACTGGTCACCGTATATTCCAAGAAATCTTTTGTTAAGATATTCAAATGAGGGGAATTTAATTTTAGACCAGTTTGCAGGTGGAGGCACTACATTAGTCGAGGCAAAGTTATTAAATAGAAATATTATAGGGGTTGATATTAATAACAATGCACTTGAACGTTGTAAAGAAAAATGTAATTTTGAATATGAAAATTCAGGAAAAGTTTATTTTCACGAAGCTGATGCAAGAAATTTAAATTTTATTCCAGATGAAAGTATTGATTTTATATGTACTCATCCTCCTTATGCTAATATTATTAAATATAGTGAGGATATAGAAAATGATTTATCACATTTAAAAGTAAAGGATTTCTTAATTGAAATGGAAAAAGTTGTATCAGAAAGTTATCGAGTTTTAAAAAAAGACAAATTTTGTGCCATTTTGATGGGAGATACAAGACAAAAAGGACATATAATACCCATGAGTTTTGAAGTTATGAAAATATTTGAAAAAGTAGGATTTAAAACTAAGGAAATTATTATAAAAGAACAACATAACTGCAAAGCTACAGGTTTTTGGAAAACAAACAGTGTAAAATATAACTTTTTGTTAATTGCACATGAATATCTATTTGTTTTTAAAAAATAA
- a CDS encoding DpnII family type II restriction endonuclease: protein MTQIKVKPFLKWAGGKGQLIDKIEKFYPFDNKINKYAEPFIGGGAVLFDILNKFELEKIYISDVNIELLNCYKVIKEKVQKLVDKLKVFENEFLVKDKEDRKIYYYEKREQFNKLKLENNSEEVKRAALMIFLNRTCFNGLYRVNKKGLFNVPMGDYKNPKICDEENLINISKKLKNVDIIYGDYKKSYDFIDENTFVYFDPPYRPLNQTSSFTSYTEYTFEDKEQIELSEYFKLLNKKGAKLLLSNSDPKNENIEDNFFDDLYKEFDINRIEASRVINSDGGKRGKITEILVNNMEEVKEAMTGKRDFNDWFKNFRDSIAGYGYYTDFEKVFKNANDIKIELNILNSLIGSKNIKEDFENIIEEYPKTLKCIPILLAVRKKEMYVIDIDGEYIYSFKKRNYPTEQYSEFMEKTGLFKLLKNHIINNLFDYVTGVETGLDSNSRKNRTGDAMEDLVESFIQKAGFEKNKNYFKQMRISNIESKWKVDLSAISNMGKTEKKFDFVIKTNKQIYVIETNFYTSGGSKPVETARSYKTITNEMNAVEGVTFVWFTDGHGWKKSGKNNLEETFDVLENIYNINDLENGIITKIIK from the coding sequence ATGACACAAATAAAAGTAAAGCCATTTTTAAAATGGGCAGGTGGAAAGGGGCAGTTAATAGATAAAATTGAAAAGTTTTATCCATTTGATAATAAAATTAATAAATATGCAGAACCGTTTATTGGTGGAGGAGCAGTTTTATTTGATATTTTAAATAAATTTGAATTAGAAAAAATATATATTAGTGATGTTAATATTGAGTTATTGAACTGTTATAAAGTTATAAAAGAAAAAGTTCAAAAATTAGTAGATAAATTAAAAGTATTTGAAAACGAATTTTTAGTTAAAGATAAAGAAGATAGAAAAATTTATTACTATGAAAAAAGAGAACAATTTAACAAATTAAAATTAGAAAATAATAGTGAGGAAGTTAAACGTGCAGCATTAATGATATTTTTAAATAGAACCTGTTTTAATGGACTTTATAGAGTAAATAAAAAAGGATTATTTAATGTTCCAATGGGAGATTACAAGAATCCTAAAATATGTGATGAAGAAAATTTAATTAATATATCAAAAAAGTTGAAAAATGTTGATATTATTTATGGAGATTATAAAAAATCATACGATTTTATAGATGAAAATACATTTGTCTATTTTGATCCACCATATCGACCACTTAATCAGACTTCATCATTTACCTCGTATACAGAATATACATTTGAAGATAAGGAACAGATTGAGCTTTCTGAATATTTTAAATTATTAAATAAAAAAGGTGCTAAGTTACTACTTAGTAATTCTGATCCTAAAAATGAAAATATTGAAGATAACTTTTTTGATGATTTATATAAAGAATTTGATATAAATCGAATTGAAGCTAGTAGAGTGATTAATAGTGATGGTGGAAAAAGAGGGAAGATAACAGAAATTTTAGTAAATAATATGGAAGAGGTTAAAGAAGCTATGACAGGAAAAAGAGATTTCAATGATTGGTTTAAAAACTTTCGTGATAGTATTGCAGGTTATGGATACTATACAGATTTTGAAAAAGTTTTTAAAAATGCTAATGATATAAAAATAGAATTAAATATTTTAAATTCTTTAATTGGCTCTAAAAATATAAAAGAAGATTTTGAAAATATAATAGAAGAATATCCAAAAACACTAAAATGTATTCCGATTTTATTAGCAGTACGAAAAAAAGAAATGTATGTTATTGATATTGATGGTGAATATATTTATTCTTTTAAAAAAAGAAACTATCCTACGGAGCAATATTCTGAATTCATGGAAAAAACAGGATTATTTAAATTATTAAAAAATCATATTATTAATAATTTATTTGATTATGTTACAGGTGTTGAAACAGGATTAGATTCTAATAGTAGAAAAAATCGTACTGGAGATGCTATGGAAGATTTAGTAGAAAGTTTCATACAAAAAGCTGGATTTGAAAAAAACAAAAATTATTTTAAACAAATGCGTATCAGTAATATTGAAAGTAAATGGAAGGTTGATTTATCAGCAATTTCAAATATGGGTAAAACAGAGAAAAAATTTGACTTTGTAATAAAAACAAATAAACAAATATATGTCATAGAAACAAACTTTTATACTTCAGGTGGTTCAAAACCCGTTGAAACAGCACGAAGTTATAAAACTATTACAAATGAAATGAATGCAGTAGAAGGTGTTACATTTGTATGGTTTACCGATGGTCACGGCTGGAAAAAAAGTGGTAAAAATAACCTTGAAGAAACATTTGATGTATTGGAGAATATTTATAATATTAATGATTTAGAAAACGGAATTATAACTAAAATAATAAAATAA
- a CDS encoding HAD-IB family phosphatase: protein MENNKKSIFLIDFDITISKKDSTDVLLETHQPEFKKELRKRYRAGEYSIREFIKYGLGSLNITREQYIKTLQENVLIDETFIDFIKSGMEFKIVSAGSRLNVQGTLLKYGINLPDSEVISNDLKFNGADKNEITVENPFLDKKGYYGVDKKEAVENYKKQGYTTYFIGDGPSDYKALEVADFAFVRKGTRAVKFCQENGIEFFEFGDFEEILEWRKK, encoded by the coding sequence TTGGAAAATAATAAAAAATCAATATTTTTAATAGATTTTGACATAACAATCAGTAAAAAGGACTCAACAGACGTTTTACTCGAAACGCATCAGCCTGAATTTAAAAAAGAACTGCGAAAAAGATATAGGGCTGGAGAATACTCTATAAGAGAGTTTATAAAATATGGACTAGGTTCCCTAAATATAACAAGAGAGCAGTATATTAAAACTTTACAGGAAAATGTATTAATTGATGAAACTTTTATAGATTTTATAAAAAGTGGAATGGAATTTAAAATTGTTAGTGCTGGCTCAAGATTGAATGTACAAGGAACACTTTTGAAATACGGAATAAACTTGCCAGATAGCGAAGTTATCTCGAATGATTTAAAATTTAACGGAGCTGATAAAAACGAAATTACTGTGGAAAATCCGTTTTTGGACAAGAAAGGCTATTATGGCGTTGATAAGAAGGAAGCAGTAGAAAATTATAAGAAGCAGGGCTACACAACTTATTTTATAGGCGATGGGCCCTCTGATTACAAGGCATTGGAAGTAGCTGATTTTGCTTTTGTGAGAAAAGGGACTAGGGCGGTTAAGTTTTGTCAAGAAAATGGAATTGAGTTTTTTGAGTTTGGGGATTTTGAGGAGATTTTGGAGTGGAGAAAAAAGTAA
- a CDS encoding pseudouridine synthase, with protein MRLNKFIAETGFCSRRKADELINEGRVTVNKHEAIIGMDVKPEDVVRIDGERVRLNTRYEYYILNKPKRVLCSNEDKFGRKLAVDFIKSRARLFTYGRLDFMTEGLIIISNDGEVYNHVMHPRKKLYKSYIAKVSREIEDKDIEALQHGVVIEGKRTAPAKVKKIDKKELRIAIFEGRNRQIRKMLETLGYNVNSLKRIKVGELTLGNLQVGEYRALNEDEIKYLKSL; from the coding sequence ATGAGATTAAATAAATTTATAGCTGAAACGGGATTCTGTTCTCGTAGAAAAGCTGATGAACTGATAAACGAAGGAAGAGTTACGGTAAATAAGCACGAGGCGATTATTGGAATGGATGTGAAGCCTGAAGATGTGGTTAGAATTGACGGAGAAAGAGTAAGACTTAATACAAGATACGAATACTATATTTTAAACAAGCCGAAAAGAGTGCTTTGTTCAAATGAAGACAAATTTGGGCGTAAACTTGCAGTGGACTTTATAAAATCACGTGCCAGACTTTTTACTTACGGAAGATTAGACTTTATGACAGAGGGATTAATTATAATCAGTAATGATGGAGAAGTTTATAATCACGTGATGCATCCAAGAAAAAAATTGTATAAAAGCTACATTGCAAAAGTTAGCCGTGAAATTGAGGACAAGGATATTGAGGCACTGCAGCATGGAGTTGTAATTGAGGGAAAAAGGACTGCACCAGCAAAAGTTAAAAAAATTGACAAAAAGGAACTTAGAATTGCAATTTTTGAAGGAAGAAACAGACAGATAAGAAAAATGCTGGAAACGTTGGGATACAATGTTAATTCATTAAAACGTATTAAAGTGGGAGAACTTACGCTTGGAAATTTACAAGTAGGAGAATACCGTGCCTTGAATGAAGATGAGATTAAATATTTGAAAAGTTTATAA
- the scpB gene encoding SMC-Scp complex subunit ScpB codes for MENNRENEENISKINNIEEKVEAIIFLSKEMITVKELAQFYRLENCEIEKILLSLKEKRKNTGINLKIENGIVNLVTNPLFGSDIKRFFNPEMKLKKLSRSAMETLAIIAYKGPITKAEIEQIRSVGVDKTMSNLLERKLIYISGKKKSMGTPNLYEVTDDFYSYLNIHGKEELPGNEQFQKIEMLYKEDQKAGNEE; via the coding sequence ATGGAAAATAACAGAGAAAACGAAGAAAATATAAGTAAAATTAACAATATTGAAGAAAAAGTTGAAGCTATAATTTTTTTATCAAAGGAAATGATAACAGTCAAGGAATTGGCACAATTTTACAGGCTGGAAAACTGCGAGATAGAAAAAATATTGTTAAGTTTGAAGGAAAAAAGGAAAAATACTGGAATAAATTTGAAAATCGAAAATGGAATTGTAAATTTAGTGACAAATCCACTTTTTGGCTCTGATATAAAAAGATTTTTCAATCCAGAAATGAAACTAAAGAAATTATCCCGTTCAGCAATGGAAACATTGGCGATTATTGCATACAAAGGGCCTATAACTAAGGCGGAAATAGAGCAAATCCGAAGCGTTGGCGTAGATAAAACTATGTCAAACCTGCTGGAAAGAAAGCTGATTTATATTTCAGGAAAGAAAAAGTCAATGGGAACACCGAATTTGTATGAAGTTACAGATGATTTTTATAGTTATCTGAACATTCATGGGAAAGAAGAATTACCAGGAAATGAGCAGTTTCAAAAAATTGAGATGCTTTACAAGGAAGATCAGAAGGCAGGGAATGAAGAGTAA